The following are encoded in a window of Scophthalmus maximus strain ysfricsl-2021 chromosome 6, ASM2237912v1, whole genome shotgun sequence genomic DNA:
- the LOC118309358 gene encoding anti-Muellerian hormone type-2 receptor-like, with translation MMILQQWWVILAAEFLMTRVSSEFSLQKRRCVFHMNTQQNNKYMTAGRVSGSLQVCENTHCCVGYFLVISGQPVVDLLACDVAEKSCPDATCKSQTRFDSSFIKCVCNTDLCNSNVTWTPDSEQPPLTQSYVDELMKVAVILIGTVLILYLLIAAAKWRNLKDKKENLQALDCSISPPCSCQTSKNSEIDIADIELQQILGRGYFATVWQGKYQGTTVAVKVFPAGWRHHFTAEREVYELPLIKHAGILSFLGTGTKPDDSSWLIVLQIAEYGSLHSFLSNHTTNWMLSLKLCQSLSQGLSYLHSDLHRYDVHKPSVAHRDLSSSNVLVKADGTCALCDFGCSTILRSCSGHPSWQSHTTNKDCRQFATLRYMAPEILEGSVNLGSRWCLMQGDIYALGLLLWEILMRCSDLFDDGVVPLHLLPYESELGDSVTLKSLVMYVFDMDKRPSVPKHWERLPQGSELQELLSDCWDFDPDARLTAQCVVDRLVSLRSCVSP, from the exons ATGATGATCCTGCAACAGTGGTGGGTGATTTTGGCTGCGG AATTCCTCATGACACGTGTCTCCAGCGAGTTTTCGCTTCAGAAGAGACGGTGCGTGttccacatgaacacacaacagaacaacaaatATATGACCGCTGGCAGAGTGAGCGGGTCGCTGCAGGTCTGTGAGAACACACACTGCTGCGTGGGCTATTTCCTGGTCATCAGTGGGCAGCCGGTGGTCGACCTTCTGG CTTGTGACGTGGCTGAAAAGTCTTGCCCAGACGCGACCTGCAAGAGTCAAACACGGTTTGACAGCAGCTtcattaaatgtgtttgcaaCACAGACCTCTGCAATAGCAACGTCACTTGGACCCCGGACTCAGAACAGCCTCCACTCACCCAGTCTTATGTCGATG AACTCATGAAAGTTGCTGTAATTCTGATTGGAACTGTGCTGATCCTGTACCTCTTGATCGCTGCTGCcaaatggagaaacctcaaagacaaaa aGGAGAATCTCCAAGCTCTTGATTGTAGTATCTCCCCACCGTGTTCCTGCCAAACAAGCAAAAACTCTGAGATTGACATAGCTGACATTGAACTACAGCAG attttggGCCGTGGGTATTTTGCTACTGTCTGGCAGGGGAAATATCAAGGAACCACAGTGGCTGTGAAAGTTTTCCCTGCAGGTTGGAGACATCATTTTACTGCAGAGAGGGAGGTTTATGAGCTACCCCTGATAAAACATGCTGGGATTCTCAGTTTCCTGGGCACTGGGACAAAACCGGATGACAGCAGTTGGCTCATTGTTCTTCAGATTGCTGAATAT GGCTCTCTTCATTCCTTTCTGAGTAATCACACCACCAACTGGATGCTGTCACTGAAGTTGTGCCAGTCTTTATCGCAGGGACTTTCCTATCTCCACTCTGACCTTCACAGATATG ATGTGCACAAACCTTCTGTGGCCCACAGAGACCTGAGCAGCTCAAATGTCCTGGTGAAAGCCGACGGCACCTGTGCCCTGTGTGATTTTGGATGCTCCACCATCCTGCGTTCTTGCTCGGGACATCCCAGCTGGCAGAGCCACACCACGAACAAG GATTGTCGTCAGTTTGCCACACTACGCTACATGGCCCCCGAGATCCTGGAGGGCTCTGTTAACCTTGGCAGCAGATGGTGTCTCATGCAGGGGGACATCTATGCTCTGGGACTCCTGCTGTGGGAGATCTTGATGCGCTGCTCAGATTTATTTGACG ACGGTGTTGTTCCACTGCATCTGTTGCCTTACGAATCTGAGCTGGGGGACAGTGTAACGCTGAAGAGCCTCGTCATGTACGTGTTTGACATGGACAAGAGACCCTCCGTACCTAAACACTGGGAACGGCTACCACAG GGAtctgagctgcaggagctcCTGTCAGATTGTTGGGACTTCGACCCGGACGCCCGGCTGACAGCTCAGTGCGTCGTAGACAGACTGGTCTCTCTTCGGTCTTGTGTGTctccatga
- the LOC118309362 gene encoding proline-rich protein 13 — MWPNQGPFPPMGPSNPAYPPGYNPAYPAGPSPGVFPQTTNPVHPPPYQYPVGLSPAVAPNVHPGVMPYGAPGLHPYPMAPGGYPAVPPAGVHPCAYPHSPKWGHHNGHHNGHHKGHHNGHHKGHHNCHHNGYYHGGMNPMPGALTGGLTGMVMGVVGHKAQKKMMKKMKKANKWHKHGHYKCGKSSSSSSDSD; from the exons ATGTGGCCAAATCAAG GACCTTTCCCTCCAATGGGACCATCAAACCCTGCCTACCCTCCTGGCTACAACCCTGCGTACCCTGCTGGACCTTCTCCAGGAGTCTTCCCCCAGACTACGAACCCAGTGCACCCACCACCCTACCAATACCCAGTTGGCCTGAGCCCAGCTGTGGCACCAAATGTACATCCAGGGGTGATGCCGTATGGAGCTCCAGGACTTCATCCTTATCCTATGGCTCCAGGTGGATATCCAGCTGTCCCTCCTGCAGGTGTTCACCCATGTGCATACCCACACTCTCCAAAATGGGGTCACCACAACGGCCACCACAATGGCCACCATAAGGGCCACCACAATGGTCACCACAAAGGCCACCACAACTGCCACCACAACGGTTATTATCATGGAGGGATGAATCCCATGCCTGGAGCATTAACTGGAGGATTAACAGGAATGGTGATGGGGGTGGTTGGACACAAAGCCCAGaaaaagatgatgaagaagatgaagaaagcAAACAAGTGGCACAAGCACGGGCACTACAAATGTGGCAAG tccagcagcagtagcagtgACTCAGACTGA
- the LOC118309363 gene encoding proline-rich protein 13 isoform X1 produces the protein MWPNQGPQPPMGPPNPAYPPGYNPAYPAGPSPGLFPQPTNPGFPPCQYPAGHNPAMVPNAHPGAMPYGAPGLHPYPMAPGGYPAVHPAGVHPGPYPHSPKGGHHKGHDKGHDKGHHKGHDKGHHHGGMNPMAGGMGMGMGMGMGAVGQKAHKKNKKMKKAHKVPKHGHHKHGKSSSSSSSSSSSSSSSD, from the exons ATGTGGCCAAATCAAG GACCTCAACCTCCCATGGGCCCGCCAAACCCTGCCTACCCTCCTGGCTACAACCCTGCGTACCCTGCCGGACCCTCTCCAGGACTTTTTCCTCAACCTACAAACCCAGGGTTCCCACCTTGCCAATATCCAGCTGGTCATAACCCAGCTATGGTGCCGAATGCACATCCAGGGGCGATGCCTTATGGAGCTCCAGGACTTCATCCTTATCCTATGGCTCCAGGTGGATATCCAGCAGTCCATCCTGCAGGTGTTCACCCTGGTCCATACCCACACTCTCCAAAAGGGGGTCACCACAAAGGCCACGACAAAGGCCACGACAAAGGCCACCACAAAGGCCACGACAAAGGTCATCATCATGGAGGGATGAATCCCATGGCTGGAGGAATGGGAATGGGAATGGGAATGGGAATGGGGGCAGTTGGCCAGAAAGCCCACAAAAAGAATAAGAAGATGAAGAAAGCACATAAAGTGCCCAAGCATGGGCACCACAAACACGGCAAG tcttccagcagcagcagcagcagcagcagcagcagcagtagcagtgACTAA
- the LOC118309363 gene encoding proline-rich protein 13 isoform X2, whose product MGPPNPAYPPGYNPAYPAGPSPGLFPQPTNPGFPPCQYPAGHNPAMVPNAHPGAMPYGAPGLHPYPMAPGGYPAVHPAGVHPGPYPHSPKGGHHKGHDKGHDKGHHKGHDKGHHHGGMNPMAGGMGMGMGMGMGAVGQKAHKKNKKMKKAHKVPKHGHHKHGKSSSSSSSSSSSSSSSD is encoded by the exons ATGGGCCCGCCAAACCCTGCCTACCCTCCTGGCTACAACCCTGCGTACCCTGCCGGACCCTCTCCAGGACTTTTTCCTCAACCTACAAACCCAGGGTTCCCACCTTGCCAATATCCAGCTGGTCATAACCCAGCTATGGTGCCGAATGCACATCCAGGGGCGATGCCTTATGGAGCTCCAGGACTTCATCCTTATCCTATGGCTCCAGGTGGATATCCAGCAGTCCATCCTGCAGGTGTTCACCCTGGTCCATACCCACACTCTCCAAAAGGGGGTCACCACAAAGGCCACGACAAAGGCCACGACAAAGGCCACCACAAAGGCCACGACAAAGGTCATCATCATGGAGGGATGAATCCCATGGCTGGAGGAATGGGAATGGGAATGGGAATGGGAATGGGGGCAGTTGGCCAGAAAGCCCACAAAAAGAATAAGAAGATGAAGAAAGCACATAAAGTGCCCAAGCATGGGCACCACAAACACGGCAAG tcttccagcagcagcagcagcagcagcagcagcagcagtagcagtgACTAA